Proteins encoded together in one Polaribacter reichenbachii window:
- a CDS encoding glycosyltransferase family 2 protein codes for MFEIFVKIYEYFIFFYATSLILSYIVLAIFSFIAINKYKSYNTDIDDEELLASHLAPGISVIAPAYNEEKTIIVNVKSLLTLNYPLFEVIIVNDGSKDDTLKLLIEEFDLIEAPFAYVEKIKTKPYKRTFKSQNPKYDILTIIDKENGGTKADAFNAGLNASVFPYYLNTDVDCILARNTLTKMIKPILSSKTTVIAVGATLRMSNNCEIEEGIITRVRPPKALIPRFQELEYIRSYLLGKMGWELINSVPNVSGGLGMFDKDIAIKAGGYGADSHAEDMDMMTRMAAHMMNNRLDYKIGYIPLSCCWTEGPPNLQILGRQRTRWASGLFQMFSEHRKILFNPNYKRLGLITFPYIFIFEFLAPIIEAFGILFSIFLLFYGYVNWNFAPLILLYSYTFAIMISSIVIIWDQMTFKYYNTTREVLTLFLTAFIEPIIYHPMIMFFSLKGYFSYVTSRELAWGTMTRKGFDNEDDKKKKSDSNSGGNDSGDNSGNSGGKKQSIFDKLKKGKSTDSDFEPIKT; via the coding sequence ATGTTTGAAATTTTTGTAAAAATATATGAGTACTTTATATTTTTCTATGCAACTTCATTAATTTTAAGTTACATAGTACTAGCCATATTTTCTTTTATAGCTATTAATAAATATAAGAGTTATAATACTGATATTGATGATGAAGAATTATTAGCTTCTCATCTAGCACCAGGTATATCCGTAATTGCACCAGCCTACAATGAAGAAAAAACAATTATTGTAAATGTAAAATCTCTACTTACATTAAACTACCCACTTTTCGAAGTAATTATTGTAAATGATGGTAGTAAAGATGATACATTAAAACTATTAATTGAAGAATTCGATTTAATTGAAGCTCCTTTTGCATACGTAGAAAAAATTAAAACAAAACCTTACAAAAGAACTTTTAAATCTCAAAACCCTAAGTACGATATTTTAACAATTATTGATAAAGAAAATGGTGGTACAAAAGCAGATGCATTTAACGCAGGTTTAAATGCATCTGTTTTTCCATATTATTTAAATACTGATGTCGATTGTATTTTGGCAAGAAATACACTTACAAAAATGATTAAGCCAATTTTAAGTTCTAAAACTACTGTAATTGCAGTTGGTGCTACCTTAAGAATGTCTAACAATTGCGAAATTGAAGAAGGAATTATTACAAGAGTAAGACCTCCAAAAGCACTTATACCTCGTTTTCAAGAACTAGAATATATTAGATCTTATTTATTAGGTAAAATGGGTTGGGAATTAATAAACTCTGTACCTAACGTTTCTGGTGGTTTAGGTATGTTCGATAAAGATATTGCCATTAAAGCCGGTGGTTATGGAGCAGATTCTCACGCAGAAGATATGGATATGATGACAAGGATGGCTGCTCATATGATGAACAATAGACTTGATTACAAAATTGGTTATATACCACTTTCTTGTTGTTGGACAGAAGGACCACCAAACCTTCAAATTTTAGGAAGACAACGTACAAGATGGGCCAGTGGATTATTTCAAATGTTTAGTGAACATAGAAAAATTCTCTTTAACCCGAATTATAAAAGACTTGGTTTAATTACATTTCCTTATATTTTTATTTTTGAGTTTTTAGCACCAATAATAGAAGCATTTGGAATACTATTTTCAATATTTTTATTATTCTATGGTTATGTAAACTGGAACTTTGCACCATTAATTCTATTATATTCTTACACATTTGCCATAATGATTTCATCAATTGTAATTATTTGGGATCAAATGACGTTTAAATATTATAACACCACAAGAGAAGTACTAACGCTATTTCTTACAGCTTTCATTGAGCCAATTATTTATCACCCAATGATTATGTTTTTCTCTTTAAAGGGTTATTTCAGTTACGTTACTTCTCGAGAACTTGCATGGGGAACTATGACAAGAAAAGGGTTTGATAATGAAGACGACAAAAAGAAAAAATCTGATAGTAATAGTGGTGGTAATGATAGTGGAGATAACTCTGGTAACTCTGGAGGTAAAAAACAAAGTATTTTTGACAAATTAAAGAAAGGAAAAAGCACAGACTCAGATTTTGAGCCTATAAAAACATAA
- a CDS encoding HEAT repeat domain-containing protein → MAFIVATLALMITIYTIRRRHNRLQKTLKNSVPEIVKLFEDILFTEKNFNEQEIFTKFEDIVEEVNRESLDIGVGVLVDFKNDNRDSEKYPLIISALGIVEHLESKFDSRSNSEKIDAFQEAFVLDLNKFDSKVLRYAYSKNKLIRSEARNSYLALSTNDPYRFFDEFDRDLSKWDQIELMQYLELQKERGNLEGLGKWINYSKNDSLVVFLIKMVGFFKQKGINEILIEKLEDDNELVRAEAIKTLGELNISETEQELIDRYYTEPEICQVAIVRTIRKFNTGKSLKFLQEIFSDSNNTDTKKIIAEAILNYSYEGKIAFQNLKNTLKGFDLIILQHVETPLIKYK, encoded by the coding sequence ATGGCATTTATAGTTGCTACGTTAGCTCTTATGATAACTATCTATACAATTAGAAGAAGACATAATAGATTACAGAAAACACTAAAAAATAGTGTACCTGAAATCGTTAAGTTATTTGAAGATATTTTATTCACAGAAAAGAATTTTAATGAACAAGAAATTTTCACCAAATTTGAAGATATTGTAGAAGAGGTTAATAGAGAATCTCTAGATATTGGAGTTGGTGTTTTAGTAGATTTTAAAAATGATAATAGAGATTCTGAAAAATACCCTTTAATAATTAGTGCATTAGGTATTGTAGAGCATTTAGAATCTAAATTTGATTCTCGTTCTAATAGTGAAAAGATAGATGCTTTTCAAGAAGCTTTTGTATTAGATTTAAATAAATTTGACTCTAAGGTATTAAGATACGCCTACAGTAAAAACAAACTGATTCGTAGTGAAGCTAGAAATTCTTATCTAGCATTAAGTACCAATGATCCTTATCGATTTTTTGATGAATTTGATCGTGATTTAAGTAAATGGGATCAGATTGAACTAATGCAATATTTAGAACTTCAAAAAGAAAGAGGAAATCTAGAAGGATTAGGTAAATGGATTAACTATTCTAAAAATGATTCTTTAGTAGTTTTCTTAATTAAAATGGTAGGTTTCTTTAAACAAAAAGGGATAAACGAAATTTTAATAGAAAAATTAGAAGACGATAACGAATTAGTAAGAGCAGAAGCAATTAAAACTTTAGGAGAATTAAATATCTCTGAAACTGAACAAGAATTAATTGATCGATATTATACAGAGCCAGAAATTTGTCAGGTGGCAATTGTAAGAACAATTAGAAAATTTAATACTGGAAAATCACTTAAATTTTTACAAGAAATTTTTTCTGACTCTAACAATACAGATACTAAAAAGATTATCGCAGAAGCTATACTAAACTATAGTTACGAAGGAAAGATTGCTTTTCAAAATTTAAAAAACACATTAAAAGGGTTTGATCTTATCATTTTACAACATGTAGAAACACCCTTAATAAAATACAAATAA
- the lpdA gene encoding dihydrolipoyl dehydrogenase produces the protein MKYDIIIIGSGPGGYVAGIRASQLGFKVAIVEKESLGGICLNWGCIPTKALLKSAQVYDYLKHVDQYGLKVEAFDKDFDAVVKRSRGVAEGMSKGVQFLMKKNKIDVINGFGKIKTGKKVDVTAEDGTVTEYSADNIIIATGARSRELPNLPQDGKKVIGYRQAMNLPSQPKSMIVVGSGAIGVEFAHFYNSMGTEVTIVEYMPNLVPVEDIDISKQFERSVKKSGVKVMTNSSVESVDTSGDGVVATVKTKKGEETLKADILLSAVGIKSNIENIGLEDVGIIVDRDKILVNDYYQTNIPGYYAIGDVVPGQALAHVASAEGITCVEKLAGLHTEKIDYGNVPGCTYATPEIASVGLTEAKAKEAGYELKVGKFPFSASGKAKAAGNPDGFVKVIFDAKYGEWLGCHMIGAGVTDMIAEAVLGRKLETTGHEVLKTIHPHPTMSEAVMEAVADAYDEVIHL, from the coding sequence ATGAAATACGACATCATTATTATTGGAAGTGGACCTGGAGGATATGTAGCAGGAATTAGAGCATCACAATTAGGCTTTAAAGTTGCAATCGTAGAAAAAGAATCTTTAGGTGGTATTTGTTTAAACTGGGGATGTATCCCTACAAAAGCATTGTTAAAATCTGCTCAAGTATATGATTATTTAAAACATGTAGATCAATATGGTTTAAAAGTAGAAGCTTTTGATAAGGATTTTGATGCTGTAGTTAAACGTAGTAGAGGTGTTGCAGAAGGAATGAGCAAAGGTGTTCAGTTCTTAATGAAGAAAAATAAAATAGATGTAATTAACGGTTTTGGTAAAATTAAAACTGGTAAAAAAGTAGATGTTACTGCAGAAGATGGTACAGTTACAGAATATTCTGCTGATAATATTATAATTGCTACAGGTGCTCGTTCAAGAGAGTTACCAAATTTACCACAAGATGGTAAAAAAGTGATTGGCTACAGACAAGCTATGAACTTACCTTCACAACCTAAATCAATGATTGTTGTAGGTTCTGGTGCAATTGGTGTTGAGTTTGCTCACTTTTATAACTCAATGGGTACAGAAGTAACTATTGTAGAATATATGCCAAATTTAGTTCCTGTAGAAGATATCGATATTTCTAAACAATTTGAACGTTCAGTAAAAAAATCTGGAGTTAAAGTAATGACAAATTCTTCTGTAGAATCTGTTGATACTTCTGGAGATGGTGTTGTAGCTACTGTAAAAACTAAAAAAGGAGAAGAAACTCTTAAAGCTGATATTTTATTATCTGCTGTTGGTATTAAATCTAATATCGAAAATATTGGTTTAGAAGATGTCGGTATTATTGTTGATAGAGATAAAATCTTAGTAAACGATTATTACCAAACAAACATACCTGGTTATTATGCTATTGGTGATGTTGTTCCTGGACAAGCTTTAGCACACGTTGCTTCTGCAGAAGGTATTACTTGTGTAGAAAAATTAGCTGGTTTACACACAGAAAAAATTGACTATGGTAATGTACCTGGTTGTACTTATGCAACACCAGAAATTGCTTCTGTTGGCTTAACAGAAGCTAAAGCTAAAGAAGCTGGTTACGAATTAAAAGTTGGTAAATTCCCTTTCTCTGCCTCTGGTAAAGCAAAAGCTGCTGGTAACCCAGATGGTTTTGTAAAAGTTATTTTTGATGCTAAATATGGTGAGTGGTTAGGTTGCCATATGATTGGTGCCGGAGTTACAGATATGATTGCAGAAGCAGTTTTAGGACGTAAGCTAGAAACAACAGGTCATGAAGTATTAAAAACCATACACCCACACCCAACAATGAGTGAAGCTGTAATGGAAGCAGTTGCAGACGCTTATGATGAAGTTATTCACCTATAA
- the argS gene encoding arginine--tRNA ligase produces MNIQNTIETKVKEGFLALYNTEIPTVEFQATRKEFDGDITVVVFPMLRYKKGNPVQIGEELGKYVVENVSEITSYNVVKGFLNLVIDDAYYTKFFNTIYNNSTYGFLSPKADEKAVMVEYSSPNTNKPLHLGHIRNNLLGYSVAEIIKAAGKKVYKTQIINDRGIHICKSMLAWQKFGEGETPESTDLKGDKLVGNYYVKFDQEYKKEIANLVATGISEDDAKKQAPLLLEAQQMLLKWEAGDEEVVKLWETMNAWVYSGFDITYKNLGVNFDNLYYESDTYLLGKDVVAQGLEKGVFYKKEDGSVWCDLTDDGLDEKIVLRSDGTAVYMTQDIGTAIQRVKDYEDVGGMVYTVGNEQDYHFQVLFLILKKLGFDWAKQLHHLSYGMVDLPSGKMKSREGTVVDADDLMVEMTTTAKDISEELGKLDGYSNDEKNELYKTIGLGALKYFILKVDPKKRILFDPKSSVDFQGNTGPFIQYTYARIQSIIRKANFDYSNPVSINLHEKEKELLKQLALFPETVQQAAANYSPAIIANYTYDLVKEFNSFYQNVSILGEEDQNKKIFRVQLANKVADTIKHAFSLLGIKVPERM; encoded by the coding sequence ATGAACATACAAAACACTATAGAAACCAAAGTAAAAGAAGGTTTTTTAGCTTTATATAATACAGAAATACCAACAGTAGAATTCCAAGCCACTCGTAAAGAGTTTGATGGCGATATTACAGTTGTTGTTTTTCCTATGTTAAGATACAAAAAAGGAAATCCTGTTCAAATTGGTGAAGAATTAGGAAAATATGTAGTAGAAAATGTATCAGAAATTACAAGTTACAATGTGGTAAAAGGTTTTTTAAACCTAGTTATTGATGATGCTTATTACACAAAATTTTTCAATACAATTTACAACAATTCAACTTATGGTTTTTTATCGCCAAAGGCGGATGAAAAAGCAGTAATGGTAGAATATTCATCACCAAACACCAACAAACCACTACATTTAGGACATATTCGTAATAATTTATTAGGTTATTCTGTTGCAGAAATCATAAAAGCTGCAGGTAAAAAAGTTTATAAAACTCAAATTATAAACGATAGAGGAATACATATTTGTAAATCGATGTTGGCTTGGCAAAAATTCGGAGAAGGAGAAACTCCTGAATCTACAGATTTAAAAGGTGATAAATTAGTAGGTAATTATTACGTGAAATTTGACCAAGAATACAAAAAAGAAATTGCAAATTTAGTAGCTACTGGTATTTCTGAAGATGATGCTAAAAAACAAGCTCCGCTTTTACTAGAAGCACAACAAATGCTTTTAAAATGGGAAGCTGGTGATGAAGAAGTTGTAAAACTTTGGGAAACTATGAATGCTTGGGTGTACAGTGGTTTTGACATTACTTATAAAAACTTAGGTGTTAATTTTGATAACCTTTATTATGAAAGTGACACTTATCTATTAGGTAAAGATGTAGTTGCACAAGGCTTAGAAAAAGGTGTTTTTTATAAAAAAGAAGATGGTTCTGTTTGGTGCGATTTAACGGATGATGGTTTAGACGAAAAAATTGTTTTACGTTCTGATGGTACAGCAGTTTATATGACCCAAGATATTGGTACAGCTATACAACGTGTAAAAGATTATGAAGATGTTGGTGGTATGGTTTACACAGTTGGTAATGAACAAGATTACCATTTTCAAGTATTGTTTTTAATTCTTAAAAAATTAGGTTTTGATTGGGCTAAACAATTGCATCATTTAAGTTATGGAATGGTAGATTTGCCTTCAGGAAAAATGAAATCTAGAGAAGGTACAGTTGTAGATGCAGATGATTTAATGGTAGAAATGACAACAACTGCCAAAGATATTTCAGAAGAATTAGGCAAATTAGATGGGTATTCTAATGATGAAAAAAATGAACTTTATAAAACGATTGGTTTAGGTGCATTAAAATATTTTATTTTAAAAGTTGATCCTAAAAAAAGAATTTTGTTCGACCCAAAATCTTCTGTAGATTTCCAAGGGAATACAGGTCCTTTCATTCAATATACGTATGCTAGAATTCAATCTATCATCAGAAAAGCTAATTTTGATTATTCTAATCCTGTAAGTATTAATTTACACGAAAAAGAAAAAGAATTATTAAAACAATTAGCGTTATTTCCTGAAACTGTTCAGCAAGCTGCTGCAAATTATTCACCCGCAATTATTGCAAATTACACTTACGATTTGGTAAAAGAGTTTAATTCTTTTTATCAAAATGTATCAATTTTAGGAGAAGAAGATCAGAACAAAAAAATATTTAGAGTACAGTTAGCAAATAAAGTTGCAGACACTATAAAACATGCATTTTCATTATTAGGAATAAAAGTACCTGAAAGAATGTAA